Within the Aspergillus luchuensis IFO 4308 DNA, chromosome 5, nearly complete sequence genome, the region CGAGGTTAACCTCGCGAGCCATGTTGGCGGCGTCACCACACACGTAGAAGGTAGCTTTCTGCTTCAGAAGGTCGCTGACAAGCTCGGAGTGCTCGCGGAGTCTGTGCTGAACGTAGACCTTCTGAGGACCCTCACGCGAGAACGCGGTGATGATCTTCAGGTTGTCTCCAAGCTGGTCCTGGTAGGTCTGCGAGTGCGCGATATGTTAGCATCCGATAACAAGATCATCTGTGAAAAGCAAATAACTTACCTTCCATTCATCCTTGTACAAGAAATCCTCGTCGCTCTTGCGgcaaccgaagaagagaacagTGGGTCCAACCTTCTCGCCCTTGGCAGCCAAAGCAGCGCGTTCCTGGATGAACCCACGGAAAGGAGCAACACCAGTACCAGGTCCAACCATGATGATGGGCCGAGAGGGGTCAGAGGGCAGCTTGAAGTTCGAGTGGCGAACATGCACGGGAACGTGGATACCGTCGTACTTGTTCCGGGGACCAGTGATGGAGTAAGTCAGGCCGTGAGGGTCGGGAGAAGGGTCGccgttctgcttctgcttgagcGCGAGAAGGTAGTTCGTAGTCACACCCTTCACCATGTGAGAGGCACCGGGCAGGCGAACAGATTCCACGACGGCCGTGATGCTGATCTTGTCCTTCTGGACaagagaagacgaggagatcGAGTAGTAGCGAGGTTGCAGCTTCGTGATGCCTTCAATAAGCAGGGAGAAAGGAACAGCAGAGAAAGGCTTGGACGTGATGCTCTGGAGAGCCTGGGCGATGTTGAAGCATTGGTTGGTGACCTTCTCATGGAAATAGTCCTTGTCGCTACCCAGACGCACGATTTCTGCCTTGCTTTCCTCATCCGGAGCGAACGCGGCCAAAGTGGCTACAAACTGACGGGACACAGGGGCGCAGACTTCCATATAGTAACGAACAGCGGCATCGTACGTGGTGGGGGTCGGGATCGGGACCTTGGCCGTAACATCGATACCCTTGATGTTGATAACCGTATCACGCTTACCCTCGAGACCGAAAACCTGGAGGAACCGATCCACTTCGGCACCAGCGTTGGTGGGCCAAACAGCGATGTGGTCACCAGTCTGGTAGGACAAGTTACTTCCGGCGATGCTGATTTCCATGTGCAGACAGTTGCGATCCTTGACGGTGAAAAGCTCACGGGATTCGGCGATAGGGGCGATGAAGGGGTTGTGCGCAGAGTACGGGCCTTTGGGAGTACCCTGAAGGTGGCTCTGGGTGGGCTCTCCAAGGTAGACCGTCTCATCTTCGGGGCTCAGGGACTCGTTCTCAGTGACGCAGAACACGGGTTCGTAAACAGCTTCGCGCTCCTGCAGGTCCATTGACTCAGACAGTGCGGCCCACATAGGCTCCTTCCAGGCCAAGAAATCCTCTTCCATTGTACCGGCACCGtcatcaccctcaccagCAGAACCAATACGCTGAGCGCCGAGCTTCTGGAAAGCAGCATCGACCTGACGAACCATGGCGTTGTAGTGTTCATAAGTGTTGTTACCCAGACCGAAAGCGACGTACTTCAGCTTGGACAGAGGCTTCTCGTCCGCAGAAGCGCCGCTCTCAAAAGCAACGTCGTCGCCGGTAAAGAACTGGTAAAACTCGACAGCGTTATCCGTAGGCTCGCCCTCTCCGTAGGTGGCGAGCACGAAAACCGCAACCTTGTCCTCGGGGAATTGGTCCAAGTTCTCATAGTCGTATTCCTCGAGGTCAGCGACCATGGTCTTGAGGCCAAATCGCTGAGATCCTTCCTTGGCCAGTCTGGAGGCGTAATCCTCGGCGGTTCCGGTTTGCGATCCGTAGAAAATAACACAGTTCTTGCCCGTTTCTTCCATTTTCTCAATGATGTTCCGAGTCTTGCCAGCCTTGGCCGCGCCGTTCATCGCGGGGCCGGTGGAGGCATAAGGGTCTTTGGCAACTGCCCAGTAGGTGCCTTTGGTAAAGTAGGCCACGCTACCCACCAAAAGCACCGCCAGGACCACCAGATCGAGGGTATCGAGTTGCGCCATGGTGAGGCTGT harbors:
- the cprA gene encoding NADPH--hemoprotein reductase cprA (COG:C;~EggNog:ENOG410PGVU;~InterPro:IPR001709,IPR001433,IPR001094,IPR017927, IPR023208,IPR023173,IPR029039,IPR008254,IPR017938, IPR039261,IPR003097;~PFAM:PF00175,PF00258,PF00667;~go_function: GO:0003958 - NADPH-hemoprotein reductase activity [Evidence IEA];~go_function: GO:0010181 - FMN binding [Evidence IEA];~go_function: GO:0016491 - oxidoreductase activity [Evidence IEA];~go_process: GO:0055114 - oxidation-reduction process [Evidence IEA]), producing the protein MAQLDTLDLVVLAVLLVGSVAYFTKGTYWAVAKDPYASTGPAMNGAAKAGKTRNIIEKMEETGKNCVIFYGSQTGTAEDYASRLAKEGSQRFGLKTMVADLEEYDYENLDQFPEDKVAVFVLATYGEGEPTDNAVEFYQFFTGDDVAFESGASADEKPLSKLKYVAFGLGNNTYEHYNAMVRQVDAAFQKLGAQRIGSAGEGDDGAGTMEEDFLAWKEPMWAALSESMDLQEREAVYEPVFCVTENESLSPEDETVYLGEPTQSHLQGTPKGPYSAHNPFIAPIAESRELFTVKDRNCLHMEISIAGSNLSYQTGDHIAVWPTNAGAEVDRFLQVFGLEGKRDTVINIKGIDVTAKVPIPTPTTYDAAVRYYMEVCAPVSRQFVATLAAFAPDEESKAEIVRLGSDKDYFHEKVTNQCFNIAQALQSITSKPFSAVPFSLLIEGITKLQPRYYSISSSSLVQKDKISITAVVESVRLPGASHMVKGVTTNYLLALKQKQNGDPSPDPHGLTYSITGPRNKYDGIHVPVHVRHSNFKLPSDPSRPIIMVGPGTGVAPFRGFIQERAALAAKGEKVGPTVLFFGCRKSDEDFLYKDEWKTYQDQLGDNLKIITAFSREGPQKVYVQHRLREHSELVSDLLKQKATFYVCGDAANMAREVNLVLGQIIAAQRGLPAEKGEEMVKHMRSSGSYQEDVWS